In one Thunnus maccoyii chromosome 12, fThuMac1.1, whole genome shotgun sequence genomic region, the following are encoded:
- the cdyl gene encoding chromodomain Y-like protein isoform X1 has translation MATEEFYEVTRANANRLTVERIVDKRKNKKGRVEYLVRWRGYGSEGDTWEPESHLSTCMIYVHDFNRQYAEHQRDSTLLRSTRSSPSHHCSPAHRPPCRPLPGTAARSDIGGGLTGGRDQLKHSDPPLSPAHSPATGPIRQASVGSQQPPLADRFGSGGLLSASPAGSARRSVDLSKTGIKILVPKSPMNSRLDSEESPREAAHGLEAGAQEAHLVPPEVALLEKPGVQLGPGEERARMGTRPRSQNLLPPPRIPITPAAMRSLSGTGGSALMEAVAANGMSGVQSAVTGATSVTGKRRLEERSAFDKRLRFSVRQTESAYRYRDIVVKKQDGFTHILLSTKSSENNTLNPEVMKEIQSAMATAASDDSKLVLLGAVGSVFCCGLDFLYFIRRLTDDRKKESIKMAETIRTFVNTFIQFRKPIVAAVNGPALGLGAAILPLCDVVWANEKAWFQTPYTSYGQTPDSCSSFTFPRIMGLASANELLLSGRKLTAQEACSKGLVSQVLWPGTFTQEVMLRVRELVAVDSLVLQESKALLRNTSRSALQQTNERECEALKRVWGSSQGTDAILQHLQRGAQLC, from the exons ATGGCTACGGAAGAGTTCTACGAGGTGACGCGAGCtaatgctaacaggctaacg GTGGAGCGGATCGTGGATAAGAGGAAGAATAAGAAGGGGCGGGTGGAGTACCTGGTGAGGTGGAGAGGTTACGGTTCAGAGGGGGACACCTGGGAGCCTGAGAGTCACTTGTCCACCTGCATGATCTACGTCCACGACTTCAACCGTCAGTACGCCGAGCACCAGAGAGACAGCACGTTACTGCGCTCCACCCGCAGCTCACCCAGTCACCACTGCAGCCCCGCCCACAGACCGCCATGTAGACCGCTGCCGGGCACCGCAGCTCGCAGCGACATCGGCGGCGGTTTGACGGGAGGCCGGGATCAGTTGAAACACTCTGATCCTCCTCTCAGCCCGGCCCACTCGCCCGCCACCGGACCGATCCGCCAGGCGTCAGTCGGCTCCCAGCAGCCCCCGCTGGCCGACAGGTTCGGCTCCGGCGGTCTGTTGTCGGCGTCTCCGGCCGGCTCGGCCCGGCGGAGCGTGGATCTGTCGAAGACCGGCATCAAGATCCTGGTACCTAAAAGTCCCATGAACAGCCGGCTGGACTCGGAGGAGTCTCCCAGGGAGGCGGCTCACGGCCTGGAGGCCGGAGCGCAGGAGGCTCATCTGGTTCCACCTGAGGTCGCCCTGCTGGAGAAACCAGGAGTCCAGCTGGGGCCTGGAGAGGAGAGGGCCCGCATGGGGACCAGACCCCGCAGCCAGAACCTGCTGCCCCCGCCCCGGATCCCCATCACCCCCGCTGCCATGCGCTCCCTCAGCGGGACAG GTGGCTCGGCACTGATGGAGGCCGTCGCTGCTAACGGGATGTCTGGTGTGCAGAGTGCCGTCACCGGGGCAACTAGCGTGACGGGGAAACGGCGTCTGGAGGAGCGTTCTGCTTTTGACAAACGTCTGAGGTTCAGTGTTCGGCAAACAGAGAGCGCCTATCGTTACCGTGACATCGTGGTGAAGAAGCAAGACGGCTTCACTCACATCCTGCTGTCCACCAAGAGCTCAGAGAACAACACGCTCAACCCAGAG gTGATGAAGGAGATCCAGAGCGCCATGGCGACAGCAGCATCAGACGACAGTAAGCTGGTGTTGCTTGGCGCCGTCGGCAGTGTCTTCTGCTGCGGACTTGACTTCCTGTACTTCATCAGACGCCTGACAGACGACAGGAAGAAGGAGAGCATCAAGATGGCTGAAACCATCCG GACCTTCGTCAACACCTTCATCCAGTTCAGGAAGCCGATCGTGGCGGCCGTGAACGGGCCGGCGCTCGGCCTCGGCGCTGCCATCCTGCCGCTCTGCGATGTGGTGTGGGCCAATGAGAAAGCCTGGTTCCAGACGCCGTACACGTCCTACGGACAGACGCCAGACAGCTGCTCATCATTTACCTTCCCCCGAATCATGGGCCTCGCCTCG GCTAACGAACTGTTGCTGAGTGGCAGGAAGCTGACGGCTCAGGAGGCATGTTCTAAAGGTTTGGTGTCTCAGGTTCTCTGGCCAGGAACCttcacacaggaagtgatgctgCGAGTCCGAGAGCTGGTGGCCGTCGACTCGCTG
- the cdyl gene encoding chromodomain Y-like protein isoform X2, with product MATEEFYEVERIVDKRKNKKGRVEYLVRWRGYGSEGDTWEPESHLSTCMIYVHDFNRQYAEHQRDSTLLRSTRSSPSHHCSPAHRPPCRPLPGTAARSDIGGGLTGGRDQLKHSDPPLSPAHSPATGPIRQASVGSQQPPLADRFGSGGLLSASPAGSARRSVDLSKTGIKILVPKSPMNSRLDSEESPREAAHGLEAGAQEAHLVPPEVALLEKPGVQLGPGEERARMGTRPRSQNLLPPPRIPITPAAMRSLSGTGGSALMEAVAANGMSGVQSAVTGATSVTGKRRLEERSAFDKRLRFSVRQTESAYRYRDIVVKKQDGFTHILLSTKSSENNTLNPEVMKEIQSAMATAASDDSKLVLLGAVGSVFCCGLDFLYFIRRLTDDRKKESIKMAETIRTFVNTFIQFRKPIVAAVNGPALGLGAAILPLCDVVWANEKAWFQTPYTSYGQTPDSCSSFTFPRIMGLASANELLLSGRKLTAQEACSKGLVSQVLWPGTFTQEVMLRVRELVAVDSLVLQESKALLRNTSRSALQQTNERECEALKRVWGSSQGTDAILQHLQRGAQLC from the exons ATGGCTACGGAAGAGTTCTACGAG GTGGAGCGGATCGTGGATAAGAGGAAGAATAAGAAGGGGCGGGTGGAGTACCTGGTGAGGTGGAGAGGTTACGGTTCAGAGGGGGACACCTGGGAGCCTGAGAGTCACTTGTCCACCTGCATGATCTACGTCCACGACTTCAACCGTCAGTACGCCGAGCACCAGAGAGACAGCACGTTACTGCGCTCCACCCGCAGCTCACCCAGTCACCACTGCAGCCCCGCCCACAGACCGCCATGTAGACCGCTGCCGGGCACCGCAGCTCGCAGCGACATCGGCGGCGGTTTGACGGGAGGCCGGGATCAGTTGAAACACTCTGATCCTCCTCTCAGCCCGGCCCACTCGCCCGCCACCGGACCGATCCGCCAGGCGTCAGTCGGCTCCCAGCAGCCCCCGCTGGCCGACAGGTTCGGCTCCGGCGGTCTGTTGTCGGCGTCTCCGGCCGGCTCGGCCCGGCGGAGCGTGGATCTGTCGAAGACCGGCATCAAGATCCTGGTACCTAAAAGTCCCATGAACAGCCGGCTGGACTCGGAGGAGTCTCCCAGGGAGGCGGCTCACGGCCTGGAGGCCGGAGCGCAGGAGGCTCATCTGGTTCCACCTGAGGTCGCCCTGCTGGAGAAACCAGGAGTCCAGCTGGGGCCTGGAGAGGAGAGGGCCCGCATGGGGACCAGACCCCGCAGCCAGAACCTGCTGCCCCCGCCCCGGATCCCCATCACCCCCGCTGCCATGCGCTCCCTCAGCGGGACAG GTGGCTCGGCACTGATGGAGGCCGTCGCTGCTAACGGGATGTCTGGTGTGCAGAGTGCCGTCACCGGGGCAACTAGCGTGACGGGGAAACGGCGTCTGGAGGAGCGTTCTGCTTTTGACAAACGTCTGAGGTTCAGTGTTCGGCAAACAGAGAGCGCCTATCGTTACCGTGACATCGTGGTGAAGAAGCAAGACGGCTTCACTCACATCCTGCTGTCCACCAAGAGCTCAGAGAACAACACGCTCAACCCAGAG gTGATGAAGGAGATCCAGAGCGCCATGGCGACAGCAGCATCAGACGACAGTAAGCTGGTGTTGCTTGGCGCCGTCGGCAGTGTCTTCTGCTGCGGACTTGACTTCCTGTACTTCATCAGACGCCTGACAGACGACAGGAAGAAGGAGAGCATCAAGATGGCTGAAACCATCCG GACCTTCGTCAACACCTTCATCCAGTTCAGGAAGCCGATCGTGGCGGCCGTGAACGGGCCGGCGCTCGGCCTCGGCGCTGCCATCCTGCCGCTCTGCGATGTGGTGTGGGCCAATGAGAAAGCCTGGTTCCAGACGCCGTACACGTCCTACGGACAGACGCCAGACAGCTGCTCATCATTTACCTTCCCCCGAATCATGGGCCTCGCCTCG GCTAACGAACTGTTGCTGAGTGGCAGGAAGCTGACGGCTCAGGAGGCATGTTCTAAAGGTTTGGTGTCTCAGGTTCTCTGGCCAGGAACCttcacacaggaagtgatgctgCGAGTCCGAGAGCTGGTGGCCGTCGACTCGCTG
- the LOC121907993 gene encoding protein disulfide-isomerase TMX3-like encodes MSVRRNTMLLSALLCASLVSVSAFVEELDDSFMDTKGDDEIWLIKFYAPWCTFCKQLDPVWHQIGSELKSLGSPVNVGKSDATANTGLAKEFRVRGYPAILMLKKDVKYDYSGPRTKDGIMDFANRIAGPLVRALTSLQLFQHAMSRHDVMFVYIGATSPLKGNYSTAAERLIVHTYFFSASRDVLPKAVSISSLPAVVVFKDGTYFTYSEERDGELKSWINRERFPNYNKIDSYTLYAMGESGKLVLLALVEEKRLCEKSLRYKRLVEKVAADYREIYSRNFYFGFMEGGSYIDGLLMSEVVVPSFIVVDLSSDSYFLPAGDIETERHLLDFLDKVLDGSVQSQGGNGVTQRVKRFVYDAKVMLTPLFSQAPLLGCFLVCLPLVLVMVTCYLCSKARSADTDEDGVALLAPSAQSSRKLTDKKSD; translated from the exons ATGTCGGTGAGGAGGAACACGATGCTGCTCTCAG CGCTGCTGTGTGCGTCGCTGGTTTCTGTCTCAGCCTTTGTGGAGGAGCTGGACGACTC CTTCATGGACACGAAAGGAGATGACGAGATCTGGCTCATTAaa TTTTACGCCCCCTGGTGCACCTTCTGTAAACAGCTGGATCCGGTCTGGCATCAGATCGGATCTGAACTCAAGAGTCTCGGCTCTCCGGTCAACGTCGGAAAATCAGACGCCACCGCCAACACGG GTTTGGCCAAAGAGTTCAGAGTCAGAGGTTACCCCGCCATCCTCAT GCTGAAGAAAGATGTGAAATATGATTATTCAGGACCCAGAACCAAAGATGGAATCATGGACTTTGCTAATCGTATCGCTGG GCCGCTGGTTCGAGCTCTGACGAGTCTGCAGCTCTTCCAACACGCCATGAGTCGACatgatgtcatgtttgtttacatcgGAGCGACATCACCACTGAAg ggAAACTACTCGACTGCAGCTGAGCGGCTGATCGTCCACACGTActtcttctctgcttccagAGACGTGCTGCCGAAG gccgtctccatctcctctctgccGGCGGTGGTCGTCTTTAAAGACGGGACCTACTTCACCTACAGCG AGGAACGCGACGGCGAGCTGAAGTCGTGGATCAACAGAGAACGTTTCCCAAACTATAACAAGATCGACAGCTACACGCTGTACGCCATGGGAGAGTCAG GTAAACTGGTGCTGCTGGCGCTGGTGGAGGAGAAGCGTCTGTGTGAGAAAAGTTTAAG GTATAAACGTCTGGTGGAGAAAGTGGCTGCAGACTACAGAGAGATTTACAGCAG gaaCTTCTACTTTGGTTTCATGGAGGGGGGCTCCTACATCGACGGGCTGCTGATGAG TGAGGTCGTTGTGCCGTCCTTTATCGTGGTCGATCTATCCAGTGACAGCTACTTCCTGCCAGCTGGCGACATAGAGACGGAGCGCCACCTGCTGGACTTCCTGGACAAGGTGTTGGACGGCAGCGTGCAG tctcAGGGAGGAAACGGAGTCACTCAGCGGGTCAAACGCTTCGTTTACGACGCCAAAGTCATGCTGACG ccGTTGTTCAGCCAGGCTCCTCTGCTCGGCTGTTTCCTGGTCTGCCTCCCGCTCGTCCTCGTCATGGTTACCTGCTACCTGTGCAGTAAAGCGCGGTCCGCCGACACCGACGAGGACGGCGTCGCGCTGTTAGCTCCGTCGGCACAAAGCAGCCGAAAACTGACCGACAAGAAGTCAGACTGA